In the genome of Streptomyces sp. NBC_00259, the window AAGGCCATGAGGCGGCGGCGCTCCTGGAACGCACCCGCAGCGCCGTCAATCCCCGTCTGCGGGACACCGTCGAGTCACTGCCCGGCTCCATACGCCGTGTCGCGATGTACCACTTCGGCTGGGAGCACGCCGACGGCACCCCGGCCGGGGGGTCGGCGGGCAAGGCGATCCGGCCCGCGCTGGTGCTCGCCGCGGCACGGGCGCTCGGCGGGGACCCACGGCACGCCGTGCGCGCCGCGGCCGCGGTGGAGCTCGCGCACAACTTCACGCTCCTCCACGACGACGTCATCGACGAGGACCCGACGCGCAGACACCGGCCCACCGCCTGGACGGTGTTCGGCACCCCGGACGCCATCATCGCCGGTGACGCCATGCTGGCCCTCGCGCTGCGGCTGCTGGCCGAGGACCGGCATCCCGCGTCCGCGGCGGCCTCGGCCCGGCTCGCCGCCTGTGTGATCGAGCTCTGCGCCGGTCAGCAGGCGGACTGTGCCTTCGAGCAGCGCGGGCCGCACGAGGTCTCGCTCGACGAGTGCCTCGCCATGGCGACGGCCAAGACCGGGGCGCTGCTGGGCTGCGCCTGTGCCCTCGGCGCGCTGTACGCGGGCGCGGGAGAGGAGGAGATCGCGGCGATGGACGCCTTCGGCCGGGAGGCGGGGCTGGCCTTCCAGCTCATCGACGATCTGATCGGGATCTGGGGCGACCCGGACCGTACCGGCAAACCGGCCGGCGCCGATCTGGCCGCGCGCAAGAAGTCGCTGCCGGTGGTGGCCGCCCTCGCTTCCGGCACCGGGGCCGCGGCGGAGCTGGCCGAGCTGTACGGCGGGCCGATGGACTCCAGGACCGTCCGTCGCGCCGCCGAGGCGGTGGAGCGGGCCGGTGGCCGGGACTGGGCGCAGCTCCAGGCGGCCGACCGGATGTCCCGGGCGGTGCAGCAGCTGTCGCGCGCGGTCCCGGATCTCGCGGCGGCAGGGGATCTGCTCTCGCTGGCGGAGTTCGTCACCCGACGCACCCGCTGAGCCCGGGCAGCCTGAATCCCGGGCAGCCTGAATCCGGGCGTCCGGATCACGTGCGCGAGTCCGGGCCCCAACTCTAAGATCACAGCGGCCGGTTGGCGATCACGGAGAGGCGGCCCGGACATGGGCGTACGGATACGGCAGGCGGGCGAGCGCGACCGGGAGACGGTGGTGCGGCTCCTCGACGAGGCCTTCATGCACGATCCGGTCAGCAGCTGGGTCTTCCCCGACGAGGCGCACCGCCGCAGGGTGCACGGCGTCTTCCTCGGGGTCTTCCTGGAGGCGGCGCTCGCCGAGGGCCGGGTCGACATGGCCGAGGACGGTACGGCCGCGGCGCTCTGGCTGCAGGTGCCGGCCGACCCGCCCGAGGAGGAGGACGACACCCCCGCACGGATGCGGGAGATCGCCGACCCGGACAACGAACGTGCCGAGCTCGTCGGCCGGCTGACCGGTGAGGCCCATCCGACGGGCAGGGCGCACGAGTATCTGCTGCTGATCGCCGTCTCCCCGGAGCGGCAGGGTGAGGGCCTCGGCACGGCGCTGCTCGCGCCCGCGCTGGAGCGCTGCGACCGGGAGGGCCTGCCCGCCTATCTGGAGGCGAGCAACGCCCGCAGCAGCAAGCTGTACGAGCGGCTGGGCTTCGCGTTCACGGACCGTACGGTGGTGCTGCCCGACGGGCCGACGATGTGGCCCATGTGGCGGGAGCCCGCATCGGGGCCCGCCGCGGAGTAGTCGGCCTTGCCCGGTCACGCCGCGGGCGCGCTGGAGGTCCCCATCAACATGCCTTCCGGGAAAGACGCTTGCGCAACCACTACACCTGGAGCACTATAGGCGGAGTGGTTCAGCTTCCGACAGAAACAGAGGACCGGTTTGCGCAAGCTCACCTACTTCATCGCCTGCTCGATCGACGGCTTCATCGGAGACCCGAACGGCGATGCCTCGTCCATGCTCGGCCTTCTGGACGAGGAGTACCTGGAGTTCCTGAAGACGGAGTACCCGGAGACCATCCCGGTCCACGGCCGTGAGGCGCTGGGCATCCAGGACGCCGAGAACGGACACTTCGACACCCTGATCCAGGGCCGCGCCAGCTATCAGCTGGCGCTGGACATGGGCATCACCAGCCCGTACGCGCATCTGCGGGAGTACGTCCCCTCGCGCACCCTGGAGAAGTCCCCCGATCCCCGTGTCGAGATCATCTCCGAGGATCTGGTCGGCAAGGTCCGCGAGCTCAAGGCCGAGGAGGGCGGACTCGACATCTACCTCTGCGGCGGCGCGCAGATCGCCGGTGAGCTGCTCGACGAGATCGACGAACTGGTGATCAAGACGTATCCGCAGGTGTACGGCGCCGGCATGCCGATGTTCGGCACCGATTTCGCCGTCACCGACTTCGCCCTGGACTGGGTGCGCACCTTCGGCAACGGCGTGCTCGTACGGAAATACACCAGGAAGCGGTAGCGGTAGCGGTAGCGGCAGCCGCAGCGGGCGACGGCGAGGCCGACGCGGCGACGGGCGGGCCGGGAGGGGACCCGGCGCCGCGCGAGCGCTGTTCGTCCTGCGTGCGCGGATCTATCCTGGACGCATGGGCAGCGAAGGACGTCGGACCGTCCGCCGCCCGCAGGGCGAGTACGTGTGCTCGACCTGTGGACAGCCTGTCGGCTCCGTCATCAAACGGCGCAAGGTACTCGGGGTGTTCGTTCCCGAGTGGGATCCCGGCCCCTGTCACAACCCCGACTGCGCGCGCGGCAGTGATGCCGCGCCGGGCGCGGGGCGTGAAGCGGGGCGTGAAAGGGAAGCGGACGGCACGAAGGGCACGAGCGAGGAGCCGGCCGACGGCCCGGCCAAGGGGTCGCCCGCGTAGCCCGATCCGGGCCCAATCCACGCAGAAGCGTTCGAGAGGCGACCGGATGTACGGCGGAGCCGGTCGTACCGCTACAGTCCGCGCCATGTCATCGGAGTCGACGGAAGTCTGGACCGGCTGGTACCGGGACCGCCAGGGTGCTGAAGCGATAGCCCTCACGGTCGCGGCGAGCGGGCACAAAGTACGCACCCGTATCAGGGGAGTTGAGTACGAGGGTCCGAGTTTCGGCGCCCTGGGCGCGGCGGACTCGGGCGAGGCGCTCGCCGGCTGCGTACTGGAATGGGACATGCCGTTGCCCGTCACCCTGGACGGCACGGTGGGGCAGGCGACGCTCAGCTGCCTCCTGGCGATCGGCGGACCCGGGCCGGACGGGGCGCCGGACCGGGTGGATCTGAGTCTGACCCTGCACTTCGGCGGAGCGGCGTACGAGTCCGGAATCGCCGGCGGCGACTTCGACGAGGCGCTCGGACGGATCCGGCGGCAGCTGCCGGAGGGCGCGGAGTTCGGGCAGCGACTGGCGACCAGCGCCTGACCCGCGCGGCAGGTCACTGGTGAGGCAACCCGAGCCAGCCCGCGTCCACGCCCGGATTGTCGTCCTCCACGACGAACTCCTCCTCGGTCTCGGAGGGTTCGAAGCCGGCGGCGGTGAGTGCCGCCAGCAGTCCTTCCAGCGCGGCGCGGGCGGCGGGCCGGCCGCTGCCGTGGACCCGCTGGGTGACGAACCGTTCCTGGACGCCGTCGGCGTGGACACGGCGGGCGTTGCGTGAGACATGGGCGTCGTGCCGCTCGGACACGGCGGCGAGCAACGCCGCGTCGTACCCGTACGGCAGCCGCAGCTTGACGTGGTGCTCGAAGTGACAGTGGCCGGGCAGCCCGCGGGCGTCCTCGGCGGTGCGCGGCACGCCGTCGTTCCACGGCGCGGCCTCGATCTTCGTCCGTACGACGGGGAATCCGGCCGCCGTGAGCCGCTCCGCCAAGGCCCGTGCCGTGCGCCGCTGCCCGGTGAGCGTGCCTGTGTCGGAGAGGGTGAGCATGGGCTGGGAGGGGGTACGGCCGCGGGCCAGCAGGATGTGGGTGAACTTGATCCCGTGGCTCTTCGCCCAGCGGGCCAATGCCTCGACGCTCCGTGGATCGTCCTGAGGCGTCCCGATCGTCACGTGCGTCTCGAACTCACCGGCGAAGTCGCGCGTGCCGTCGGGGCCGTCGCGTCCGTCAGGCCCGTCGCCTCTGTCGGGTCCGTCGGGTCCGTCGGGTCCGTCGTGTCGGACGGGTCTGTCGTGATCCACCGCCCGACGCTACCAAGGGCGCAGGACGGGAGAACGCCCCGTGCCCGGGTTGCGGATCCCGGGCACGGGGCGCCGTGAGGTCGCGGCGGGTCAGGAGACCTTGGCGAGGGCGGCGGCGAGGCCGTTCGCCCAGAGCTGGTCGACGCGGGCGCGCTCGGCCGCGTCGGGGTTCGCGTTCTGGCAGGACGTGCCGGGGCCGCCGCCCGACATCAGCTCGCTGCACGGGCCGGAGTAGTGGTCGGGAAGCCCGAGCACATGGCCGGTCTCGTGAGCGGTGACGCGGGTGGAGTTGTACTGCTGGTTCTGCTGGTAGTCGAGGAAGATGTAGCCGTTGCCGTGCCCGTCCGTGCTGGCGTACGAGCCGCGCGGGTCATTGCCCTCGTAGTACTGGAAGTCGGGGTTGCCGCCCTCCTGCAGCCGCACGTTGGAGACGGAGCCGTTCCATATCTGCGTGCTGCTCGATATCTGCGAGCGGAAGCTCGGCGCGTTGCTCGCGCTGTAGACGACGGTGACGGCCTGGGCGCCCGGGTTCGCGGCGCGCTTCTCGGCGACCGACTTCACGACCGCGTCGAAGAAGGCCTTGGTCGCCCTGGCGTCCTCCGACGAGCCGGCGTACGCGACTGCCGAGGAGACCGCGCCGGTGGGGACGGCAGCGCTCGTGGTGGCGGGGCTCGCGGTGGCGGGGCTCGCGGTGGCGGGAACGGCGGCGGTCAGCGCGGCGGCGATGCCGAGGCCGAGGGCGGCGGAGAGTAGCGCCCTGGGACGGCGTCGCTCGGGGTGCTTCATGGGGGGTTCTCCTCGTCCGAGTGGGGGTTCGGTTGGGGAGAGTGTCGGGGAACGCGACCCCGCGCGGATGATGCCAACTGCCGATAGCACCAGGGCATCACGGCGACGACCAGCGTCAACCAGCAAGAATTTCACGGATATTACTGCGACACGGGTGCCTGGTGTGACTCGGGGTGCCGTTCTAGGCTCGTGGTATGGAACTGGAGGTGAGGCACCTGCGAGTGCTGTGCGCGATCGCCGACGCGGGCAGCCTGCACCGGGCGGCCCGGCAACTGGGGATGAGCCAGCCCTCTCTGACGACCCAGCTGCGCCGCATCGAGAACACCCTCGGCGGGGAACTGTTCCTGCGCGAACGCACCGGCTGCCGGCCCACACCGCTCGGCCGCTCGGTGCTGAGCCGCGCCCGCCCGCTCATCGACGGGATGTCGGCGCTCCTGACGGAGACCAGGGCGGCCGTGGCCCGCGGCCTGGACGACCGCCGGCTGCGGATCGGTTCCACGGCGAGCCGCGCCCTCGCCGGCTGGCTGCGCCGCCTCAGACAGCGGCTGCCCGACGGCATGGACCTGTCCCTCCATATGAACGTGTCCGCCAACGTCCTGCTGCGCATGGTCGCCGCAGGACACCTCGACGTGGCGTTCGTCCACGAGGTCGAGGGCTGCCCGCTGCTCGTCCCCGACGGTCTGCCGCGGCGCGTACTCGTCGAACGCGAACCGCAGTTCATCTCCATGGCGCGCGACCATCCGGCCGCCGCGGACCCCGTCGTCGATCTGACCGACCTCGCCGAGGACCGGTGGATGGTCGATCCGACGGTCGACGGCGAATGGGACGGCCTGCGCCGCGTGCTGGCCGCCGCCGGAATCGACCCGCCGGTCCTGCACGCGGACTACCACACCGCCGCGTCCCTCATCGTGGTCGGCGAGGCGATCGCCCCCTGCCAGCCCACCTCCGGCCCGCGCGAGGACATGGCGATACGCCCGCTGCGGGGCGACCCGCTGGCCGTACGCCTGCTGCTCTACCGGCGCCCGGGCGCCGACACGGAGATGCACGCCCTCCTCTACGCAGAACTGGCCGCGGCCTACCGCGAAGCGGCCCTGCGCGCCGCCCCGTACCGGCAGTGGCTGCTGCGCAACAAGAGCCCGCTGCTGCACGCACCCGCCGCGTGAGCCGTCGTCCGCACGCACCGGCACCCGCCGCATGGGCCGTCCGCCGACGTGGCGCCTGCCCGTGTGCCGCCCGTGTGCTGTCCGCGTGCCGTCCGCCGGGGTGCCGCGCTCCCGAGGTGGCGTCAGCGGACCACGCGGCCGCGGAGGATGATCCGGGAGGGATGGGCCAGGACCGCGGGGTCGAGGGCCGGGTCCGTGTCGTACGCCACGAGATCGGCGGGCGCGCCGTCCGTCAGCCCCGGCAGCCCCAGCCAGTCGCGGGCCGTCCACGACGCCGCGCCCAGCGCCGCCTCGGCGGGCATGCCGGCGCGGGCCAGCCAGGCGGACTCCGCCGCGACCGTCCCGCACGGGAAGCTGTCGGTGCCGGCGAGGACGGTGACCCCGGCCTCGTACGCCGAGCGGACGTTCGCGAGCAGGCCCTCCCAGCCGGTGAGGAAGTCCTCTCGGTAGGGGGTGCGCTCACGGGCGCGGAAGGCCGCCGCCTTCGCGCCGAAGACGCCGAGTGTGGGAACGAGCGCCGTGCCCTGGGCGGCCATCCGGTCGAGCAGTCCCGGATCGAGGTGCATCCCGTGCTCCAGGCTGTCGGCACCGGCGAGCACGGCGTTGCGGGCGCCCTCGGCGGTCTGGCAGTGCACCGAGACCCGGCCGCCGGCGGCGTGCACGGCCGTCACGGCCGCGGTCAGCAGATCCAGCGGCACGGCGGGCTCGTCCCACCGCCAGTCACCGATGACCTTGCACCAGCCGGAGGACGCCGAGGCCTCCTCGACCGCCGCCACCAGTAGTTCGTCCTCGCGGATGTCGCGCCCGAACCCGGGGAAGAACCTCCCGGGCGTCGCCAGCCACCGCCCGGCCGACCGGACACGGGGCAGCTCCTCGTCGGCGTCCACCCACTGCGGCATCCGCGCCGCGGTCCCGGGCGTACGGACCAGCAGGACACCGGCGTCCCGGTGCTGCAGCAGATGCTTGCGCAGCACCGAGTCGTCGAAGGGCTCGGTACTCGTCTCCGTCCCGGGGTGCGTGTGCACATCGACGAGTCCCGGCAGCAGAAAGCCGCCGTCCACCACGAGATCGGCGTCCGCCCCCGGCGCGGGGCCGGTGCGCAGCCGGTCCCCGTCGATCCACAACGTACGCTCCTCCCGCTCGGGCAGGACCACACCCTGCACCTGCGACAGTCCCGCTCGCTCGCCGCTCATCGGGCGAAGCCGTCCCGTAGGCGGCGCAGATCGTCATCGGCCGGTGATGAACTCATGGGGCCAATCTACGAAAGCGCTCGAACGGGCAGGGAACTCACCCGGCTGTCCCAGGCGTTGACGTGTCACACGCCGCTGGCCGGGCGCCAGCGACTGCCCGACCCGAGCCACCACGCCCTCACAGGTTCGGCCCCGCACCGAAGGGTGCGGGGCCGAATCCGTGTTCCGCGTCGGAGCGGGGGACGTGAGGCCTCAGGCCTTCTTGGTCTCCTAGTAGTGGGCTGGGTCGGTGACCTGCGGCGATGGGTGCTGCAGGTCACCGACCTGGCCTTTTGATGTTGGGTGGCGATGGGGTGCGACGGTCGTGATCGGGTGTCCTGCGGACTGTGCGCGGACTGGGTGCGCTACCCGTCCCTCCAAAGGCAACGACAACGCAACCCGTGTGCGGCAGAGCTGCTCATAGGCAGGCCAGCGGCCGCGCGCTGACGCTGTCGTGGGATGCCCCGCTGGGGTTACGCGGACAGGGCGCCCAGGGCAGCGTCCAGGCGGGCGGTGGCGTCGTCGGCGACGGGCTTGAGGGTGTCGAGGCCGGTGAGGGTGACCATGGTGCCCGGGTCGAGGGCCTGGACGAGCGTGGTGTCGCCGTCGCGGCGGACGACGACGTTGCAGGGCAGGAGCAGGCCGATGCTGCGGTCGGCTTCCAGGGCCTGGTGGGCGAGCGGCGGGTTGCAGGCGCCGAGGATCAGGTAGTCCTCCATGTCATGGCCGAGTTTCGCCTTGAGGGTGGCCTTGACGTCGATCTCGGTGAGGATGCCGAAGCCCTGATCGGCCAGGGCCTTGCGTACGGCGATGACGGCGGTGTCGAAGTCGGCGTCGAGGCGGACGGTGCGGTCGTAGGACACGGACACTCCCGGATAGTGCGGAACAACTGATTCCTCTATACCCCACCGGGTACCCGCAGGGTGTCAGGCGATGCCTTGAGGGGGGGGTGCCTTCCGCCCGCGGAATACCCCCCTGGGTATAGCTGTTAGGGTGAGTGTCCGATACCCCCCGGGGTACACCGTTCGAGAGGAGTCGTGAGTCGTGTTCTTCGTCGACACCCTGGAATTCGAGGGCCTGGGCAACCGCAGCTACCTGGCCGGCGGACCCAATGCCGCGGTGGTCATAGACCCGCCGCGGGACATCGACCAGGTCATCGCCGCAGCGGCCCGTCGCGGGGTGCGCATCGCTTTCGTGGCCGAGACCCATGTACACAACGACTACGTCACCGGCGGCCTGGAGCTGGCCCGCGTCACCGGCGCCCAGTACCTGGTGCCGGCCGGGGCGCACGTGTCGTTCGCCCGCACCCCCGTCGCCGACGGCGACACCGTGACGGTGGACGAGGGCCTGGTGCTGCGCGCGATCGCCACTCCCGGGCACACCCCGCACCACACCTCCTACGCCCTGACCGAGGACGGGCGCGGTGTGGCGGCGTTCACCGGCGGCTCGCTGCTGATCGGCACCGTGGGCCGCCCGGACCTGGTCGAACCAAGGCTGACCGAGCAGCTGGCCCGCGCCCAGCACGCATCCGCCCACCGGCTGGCCGACGAGCTGGACGACGAGGTGCCGGTGCTGCCCACCCACGGGTTCGGCAGCTTCTGCTCCTCATCCCAGGCCGAGGGGGACGCGACCACGATCGGCAAGGAGCGCAAGGCCAACGACGCGCTGACCCTGGACGTGGACACCTTCGTTGCCCAGATGCTCGCCGGGCTCGACGACGTGCCCGACTACTACGCGCACATGGGCCCGGCCAACGCCGCGGGCCCCGCACCGGTCGACCTCACCCCGCCCAAGCGTGCGGACGCCGAGGAGATCGCATCCCGGCTGGCCGCGGGTGAGTGGGTGGTGGACCTGCGCAGCCGCATGGCCTTCGCTGAGGGACACGTGGTCGGCTCGTTCAACTTCGAGAGCGAGGGCAAGCTCGCCACCTACCTGGCCTGGCTGATCCCCTGGGGCAAGCCCGTCACCCTGCTCGCCGACACCCCGGAGCAGATCACCGCCGCGCAGCGGGAACTGGCGCGGGTGGGCATCGACCGCCCGGCCGCCGCCGCCACCGGTGATCCGGCCGCCTGGGTCCGTGAGGGCGAGGAACTCGCCTCCTTCCCGCGTGCCCGCTTCGCCGACCTCGCCGATGTGCGCGGCCACGGCGAGCAAGTGGTGGTGCTGGACGTGCGCCGGAATTCCGAGCGCGCGGGCGGTTTCATCGACGGCTCGGTCCACATCCCGATCCACGAGCTGCACGGCCGCATCGGCGAAGTACCGGACGGGACGGTATGGGTGCACTGCGCCGGCGGGATGCGCGCCGCGATCGCAGCCTCCCTGCTCGATGCCGCCGGCCGCGACGTGGTCGCCGTCGACGACGCCTTCGACGCGGCCATCAAGGCGGGACTGGCCCTCACCCGCCCCGACGGCACCGACTGACACGCCCTTCCGCGCCATCTGCACGAAAGTGATCAAACGATGTTCTCGCTTCTTCGCCGCGGCCCCGGCCGCCTCACCCCCCAGCAGGCACATCAGCAGACCAGCGACGGCACCGCCGTCCTGCTGGACGTCCGCGAAACACCGGAGTGGGAAGCCGGGCACGCGCCCGACGCACTGCACCTGCCGCTTTCCCGCCTGATGGCCGGGGCGCCGCTCCCGGCAGCCGCGCAGGGCAAGCCGGCGGTCACGATCTGCCGCTCCGGTCACCGCTCCCAGCAGGCAGCCAAGCTGCTGACCGGACGCGGCGTTCAGGCCACCGACGTCACCGGCGGCATGACCGCCTGGGCAAGTGCGGGCCTGCCGGTCACCGGTCAGGGAGGCAGCGGCGGTGTCATAGCGTGAGCGCGCTGATCCTGGCACTGATCGCCGGGGCCGTGGTCGGACTCGCGCTCGGCGCCCTGGGCGGGGGCGGCAGCG includes:
- a CDS encoding family 2 encapsulin nanocompartment cargo protein polyprenyl transferase — encoded protein: MTSTDATATEGHEAAALLERTRSAVNPRLRDTVESLPGSIRRVAMYHFGWEHADGTPAGGSAGKAIRPALVLAAARALGGDPRHAVRAAAAVELAHNFTLLHDDVIDEDPTRRHRPTAWTVFGTPDAIIAGDAMLALALRLLAEDRHPASAAASARLAACVIELCAGQQADCAFEQRGPHEVSLDECLAMATAKTGALLGCACALGALYAGAGEEEIAAMDAFGREAGLAFQLIDDLIGIWGDPDRTGKPAGADLAARKKSLPVVAALASGTGAAAELAELYGGPMDSRTVRRAAEAVERAGGRDWAQLQAADRMSRAVQQLSRAVPDLAAAGDLLSLAEFVTRRTR
- a CDS encoding GNAT family N-acetyltransferase — protein: MGVRIRQAGERDRETVVRLLDEAFMHDPVSSWVFPDEAHRRRVHGVFLGVFLEAALAEGRVDMAEDGTAAALWLQVPADPPEEEDDTPARMREIADPDNERAELVGRLTGEAHPTGRAHEYLLLIAVSPERQGEGLGTALLAPALERCDREGLPAYLEASNARSSKLYERLGFAFTDRTVVLPDGPTMWPMWREPASGPAAE
- a CDS encoding dihydrofolate reductase family protein produces the protein MRKLTYFIACSIDGFIGDPNGDASSMLGLLDEEYLEFLKTEYPETIPVHGREALGIQDAENGHFDTLIQGRASYQLALDMGITSPYAHLREYVPSRTLEKSPDPRVEIISEDLVGKVRELKAEEGGLDIYLCGGAQIAGELLDEIDELVIKTYPQVYGAGMPMFGTDFAVTDFALDWVRTFGNGVLVRKYTRKR
- a CDS encoding DUF6304 family protein — encoded protein: MSSESTEVWTGWYRDRQGAEAIALTVAASGHKVRTRIRGVEYEGPSFGALGAADSGEALAGCVLEWDMPLPVTLDGTVGQATLSCLLAIGGPGPDGAPDRVDLSLTLHFGGAAYESGIAGGDFDEALGRIRRQLPEGAEFGQRLATSA
- the snpA gene encoding snapalysin, which produces MKHPERRRPRALLSAALGLGIAAALTAAVPATASPATASPATTSAAVPTGAVSSAVAYAGSSEDARATKAFFDAVVKSVAEKRAANPGAQAVTVVYSASNAPSFRSQISSSTQIWNGSVSNVRLQEGGNPDFQYYEGNDPRGSYASTDGHGNGYIFLDYQQNQQYNSTRVTAHETGHVLGLPDHYSGPCSELMSGGGPGTSCQNANPDAAERARVDQLWANGLAAALAKVS
- a CDS encoding LysR family transcriptional regulator → MELEVRHLRVLCAIADAGSLHRAARQLGMSQPSLTTQLRRIENTLGGELFLRERTGCRPTPLGRSVLSRARPLIDGMSALLTETRAAVARGLDDRRLRIGSTASRALAGWLRRLRQRLPDGMDLSLHMNVSANVLLRMVAAGHLDVAFVHEVEGCPLLVPDGLPRRVLVEREPQFISMARDHPAAADPVVDLTDLAEDRWMVDPTVDGEWDGLRRVLAAAGIDPPVLHADYHTAASLIVVGEAIAPCQPTSGPREDMAIRPLRGDPLAVRLLLYRRPGADTEMHALLYAELAAAYREAALRAAPYRQWLLRNKSPLLHAPAA
- a CDS encoding amidohydrolase family protein, with the translated sequence MSGERAGLSQVQGVVLPEREERTLWIDGDRLRTGPAPGADADLVVDGGFLLPGLVDVHTHPGTETSTEPFDDSVLRKHLLQHRDAGVLLVRTPGTAARMPQWVDADEELPRVRSAGRWLATPGRFFPGFGRDIREDELLVAAVEEASASSGWCKVIGDWRWDEPAVPLDLLTAAVTAVHAAGGRVSVHCQTAEGARNAVLAGADSLEHGMHLDPGLLDRMAAQGTALVPTLGVFGAKAAAFRARERTPYREDFLTGWEGLLANVRSAYEAGVTVLAGTDSFPCGTVAAESAWLARAGMPAEAALGAASWTARDWLGLPGLTDGAPADLVAYDTDPALDPAVLAHPSRIILRGRVVR
- a CDS encoding DUF302 domain-containing protein, yielding MSYDRTVRLDADFDTAVIAVRKALADQGFGILTEIDVKATLKAKLGHDMEDYLILGACNPPLAHQALEADRSIGLLLPCNVVVRRDGDTTLVQALDPGTMVTLTGLDTLKPVADDATARLDAALGALSA
- a CDS encoding MBL fold metallo-hydrolase, with translation MFFVDTLEFEGLGNRSYLAGGPNAAVVIDPPRDIDQVIAAAARRGVRIAFVAETHVHNDYVTGGLELARVTGAQYLVPAGAHVSFARTPVADGDTVTVDEGLVLRAIATPGHTPHHTSYALTEDGRGVAAFTGGSLLIGTVGRPDLVEPRLTEQLARAQHASAHRLADELDDEVPVLPTHGFGSFCSSSQAEGDATTIGKERKANDALTLDVDTFVAQMLAGLDDVPDYYAHMGPANAAGPAPVDLTPPKRADAEEIASRLAAGEWVVDLRSRMAFAEGHVVGSFNFESEGKLATYLAWLIPWGKPVTLLADTPEQITAAQRELARVGIDRPAAAATGDPAAWVREGEELASFPRARFADLADVRGHGEQVVVLDVRRNSERAGGFIDGSVHIPIHELHGRIGEVPDGTVWVHCAGGMRAAIAASLLDAAGRDVVAVDDAFDAAIKAGLALTRPDGTD
- a CDS encoding rhodanese-like domain-containing protein; the encoded protein is MFSLLRRGPGRLTPQQAHQQTSDGTAVLLDVRETPEWEAGHAPDALHLPLSRLMAGAPLPAAAQGKPAVTICRSGHRSQQAAKLLTGRGVQATDVTGGMTAWASAGLPVTGQGGSGGVIA